One genomic segment of Paenibacillus durus includes these proteins:
- a CDS encoding ABC transporter ATP-binding protein: MNQEAPVITVSHIRKAFGSKVVLEDISLKVRKAETFGLLGPSGSGKTTLVRLLTGIDEADSGEVHVLGVKVPKLSLLSQIGYMAQSDALYSELSAKDNLEFFASLYGLRKERRNKRIKEVMEIVNLQEHLRKKVNQYSGGMKRRLSLAIALLHEPPLLILDEPTVGIDPVLRMSIWKELKALNERGTTIVLTTHVMDEAEKCDRLGMIREGRLLAEDTPANLLQATGSSSIEEAFLYYGGVRS, encoded by the coding sequence ATGAACCAGGAAGCGCCTGTAATTACGGTATCTCATATTCGCAAAGCATTCGGCAGCAAAGTTGTCCTGGAAGACATCAGCCTTAAGGTACGCAAAGCCGAGACTTTCGGCCTGCTGGGTCCCTCAGGCTCTGGAAAGACGACCCTGGTCAGGCTGCTGACCGGAATTGATGAAGCCGACTCGGGGGAAGTGCATGTGCTGGGAGTGAAAGTCCCCAAGCTGTCCCTGCTCTCGCAAATAGGCTACATGGCCCAGTCCGACGCGCTGTACAGCGAGCTGAGCGCCAAGGATAATCTGGAGTTTTTCGCTTCACTGTACGGACTTAGGAAAGAGCGGAGAAACAAACGAATCAAGGAAGTGATGGAGATCGTTAATCTGCAGGAGCATCTCCGCAAAAAAGTAAATCAATACTCCGGGGGGATGAAGCGCCGGCTGTCGCTGGCGATCGCCCTGCTGCATGAACCGCCCCTGCTCATTCTGGACGAACCGACCGTCGGCATCGATCCGGTGCTGCGCATGTCCATCTGGAAGGAGCTCAAAGCTCTGAATGAACGGGGGACTACCATAGTGCTCACAACCCACGTGATGGATGAAGCCGAAAAATGCGACCGGCTCGGCATGATCCGCGAAGGCCGTCTGCTTGCGGAAGACACTCCGGCGAATCTGCTTCAGGCCACAGGCTCTTCATCTATTGAAGAAGCGTTTTTGTATTATGGAGGTGTGCGTTCATGA